The Hordeum vulgare subsp. vulgare chromosome 7H, MorexV3_pseudomolecules_assembly, whole genome shotgun sequence DNA window GTAATGTGACTACACGTAGCCGCCAACTCTGTCAGGAAATCAGTTTTAAATTCTTCATGAGCTGATCCATACACCACCATAATACAACATTTCATCTTAAGAATCTTGTTCCATAATTCGAAATTCATAAGGTATTTGCCCTCCACACATCACAAGATCAAAAACATTGTTTCTAAAGCCTCCTAATATCCCACCTGACTTTCCTTCCGAAGGGATCCACCTCCAACTAAAAATTTCTCCAGGATCAATCTTTCTCAAGAATTTAGGTGAAAAATCCTTCTTCATAGTTTCCTGAATCCCAATAAATTCAAGCTTAAAATCCCTGACCAAGTCAGAGATATATGTCTCCATACCTCTTTTACCAATCCCTCTACAATTCCAAAAGCCACTAATCATTTTTTCTAATTCTGGTATTGTGTTTTCTGGTGCTAGGTTTGCCAGGAGCCATAGCCTTACCTGCACCATCTCCCATTTTCTGTTTTTGACTTCTAGTCACAGGTTTAGATATAGTAACATTAActtttttcctctcttttttcctgGATCTAACCACAGTAAAGTCATCAATATCTAAATCCTCATCCCCTCCCCACTCAGTATCTAATAGAGATGTTTCCCCAGCAGCATTAGTAAGCAACAAAACCGCATCCTGTCGAATATCGTTTTCATCAACTTTTTTAGCAATGTTAGCTCTAGAGATCTCAAGTTCTCTAATGATATCTATGgaatcaaaatcatcatcaggaaTATTAACACCCATTTTAACAGCAGCAGATATAATCTCAAGATTTGATAAAACTTCAAAAGAGTTCACATGAGATATGCTATTACCTTGCAGGTCTCTTTTTTGTGCCAGTCTCTCAGCTGTGAGTCCCATATGCTCCATATTGCCTCCAACATTCctcttgctatatctggtttgcATTTCCTCCCTCACAGGGGGAGTAGGGATCACTTCCACTTGCTCACTAGAGTTATCAGGGGATTGCACCAGATAGGATTGATTTTTTTGATCATCATAAATGTCAGTAGGATCCATCTCAGTCACCACAGGTTCCCCCACACATGCATCAAGATAAGATAAGAATTTTTTGCTAGGAAAAGATATAGAGCTTGGCATAATCTGCAAAGAATtcacagtaatttcatcatagaaTACCCTTCCAGAATCCACATTTCCCCCTTCATCATCCCTCTGATTTTTCTCAGCCTCTTTCACCATAGTATCAATAAATAGCTCATTTCCCATTTCATCACTCTCTTCTTCAGACAACATGTCCTCACTCTCATTATGCTTTTTTTCCTCTTCCATACATTCTTCCACAGGTTTCATCACCACATTTTTTCCATAATATCCACCAGTTGTTCCCAGGGGAGCTGAAGACTCCCCCATATTAGATGATGATGCAATATTCTTTTCCCCAGGGGTCTCAGTAGTGAATCTAGCTTTTTTAGCAGCATTACCTTCCTCATTCTCCTGCTGTATTCCAATTCTTTCCTTTGGAGGATTTTTAATCAGGATTTTATCAACAGAATAAAAGAAATCATAAAAGTGTCCCCCAACACCCTTTCTGCTGAAGCAGGGATATCC harbors:
- the LOC123407845 gene encoding uncharacterized protein LOC123407845, whose product is MGESSAPLGTTGGYYGKNVVMKPVEECMEEEKKHNESEDMLSEEESDEMGNELFIDTMVKEAEKNQRDDEGGNVDSGRVFYDEITVNSLQIMPSSISFPSKKFLSYLDACVGEPVVTEMDPTDIYDDQKNQSYLVQSPDNSSEQVEVIPTPPVREEMQTRYSKRNVGGNMEHMGLTAERLAQKRDLQGMQKPEMADNIKKGAQLLKRSAAQMLHLCEPPRAEATERAEGEGVWDEW